Proteins found in one Pectobacterium atrosepticum genomic segment:
- a CDS encoding methionine ABC transporter ATP-binding protein, whose translation MIQLEGVSVDFSQGKQPSNLAVDNVSLHIQRGEVYGIVGTSGAGKSTLLRTINLLQRPTSGRVLVNGVLISKLAGQPLREQRQKIGMIFQHFNLMQTRTVTENVAFSLKAAGKSNAEITLRVPEILSLVGLSDKASSYPAQLSGGQKQRVGIARAIANDPEVLLCDEPTSALDLETSAAILALLKEINEKLGITIVLISHEMSVIKAVCDRVAVMTGGRVVEEGDVFDIFATPQHAFTRQLVSHTLDLALPPRLLEDLQGTLLKILFVGESAEQPVLSDVATRFGVSVNILHGKIEYIGNRALGILVALLTHPSDPEKVAEAVEHIQVRTANVEVLHG comes from the coding sequence ATGATTCAGTTAGAAGGGGTAAGCGTTGACTTCTCACAAGGGAAGCAACCATCAAATCTCGCGGTAGACAACGTGTCGCTGCACATCCAGCGCGGAGAGGTTTACGGGATTGTCGGCACCAGCGGTGCGGGGAAAAGTACGCTGCTGCGAACCATCAACCTCTTGCAGCGACCGACCTCCGGCCGTGTGCTTGTTAATGGCGTGCTTATCAGCAAATTAGCAGGGCAGCCACTGCGGGAACAGCGGCAAAAAATCGGCATGATATTTCAGCATTTCAACCTGATGCAGACGCGTACTGTGACAGAAAACGTCGCCTTCAGCCTGAAGGCTGCGGGAAAATCGAATGCAGAAATCACTCTGCGCGTGCCGGAAATTCTGAGTCTGGTCGGTTTGTCGGATAAAGCGTCGTCTTACCCGGCACAGCTCAGCGGCGGTCAGAAACAGCGAGTGGGCATCGCCAGAGCGATTGCCAACGATCCTGAAGTGTTGCTGTGCGATGAGCCGACTTCGGCGCTCGATTTGGAAACGTCAGCCGCCATTCTGGCGCTGCTGAAAGAGATTAACGAGAAATTGGGCATTACCATCGTGCTGATTTCCCATGAGATGAGCGTGATTAAGGCCGTCTGCGATCGGGTCGCGGTGATGACGGGCGGTCGGGTTGTGGAAGAGGGCGATGTTTTCGATATCTTTGCTACGCCGCAGCACGCGTTTACCCGCCAACTGGTGTCCCATACGCTCGATCTCGCATTGCCGCCTCGTTTACTGGAAGATTTGCAGGGCACATTGTTGAAGATTCTGTTCGTCGGTGAATCCGCCGAGCAACCGGTGTTGTCGGACGTGGCGACGCGCTTTGGCGTGTCCGTCAATATCCTGCACGGTAAGATCGAATACATCGGCAACCGTGCGCTAGGCATACTCGTGGCGCTCTTGACTCATCCATCTGACCCTGAAAAAGTGGCGGAAGCGGTGGAACATATTCAGGTAAGAACGGCGAACGTGGAGGTGTTACATGGCTGA
- a CDS encoding ABC transporter permease — protein sequence MADLWIDLIAAFGETFQMVGISTLFAVIGGLPLGLLIYVTDRNLFWQNRAVYLFGTVLVNIIRSIPFVILLVLLLPLTQILLGNTIGPVAAAVPMSVAAIAFYARLVDSALREIDPGIVEAAEAFGASPMRIIGTVLLPEAKAGLLRGLTITLVSLIGYSAMAGIVGGGGVGDLAIRFGYYRYETEVMVITVIALVILVQVVQTLGDGLSKRADKRERR from the coding sequence ATGGCTGATTTATGGATCGATCTGATCGCGGCGTTCGGTGAAACATTCCAGATGGTGGGTATTTCCACGCTGTTTGCCGTGATCGGTGGTTTACCGCTGGGGCTACTGATTTACGTTACGGACAGGAATCTGTTCTGGCAAAACCGCGCCGTTTATCTGTTTGGCACCGTGTTGGTGAACATCATCCGTTCTATTCCTTTCGTTATTCTGCTGGTGTTGCTGCTGCCGCTTACGCAGATTCTGTTGGGCAATACCATTGGACCTGTGGCGGCGGCGGTGCCGATGTCTGTCGCAGCGATTGCGTTTTATGCCCGTCTGGTGGATAGCGCACTGCGTGAGATCGATCCCGGCATCGTGGAAGCTGCCGAAGCTTTTGGTGCCAGTCCGATGCGTATTATCGGCACGGTGCTCTTGCCAGAGGCGAAAGCAGGGCTATTGCGTGGCCTGACGATTACGCTGGTGAGCCTCATCGGCTATTCGGCGATGGCAGGTATTGTCGGCGGCGGTGGCGTGGGCGACTTGGCGATCCGCTTCGGCTATTACCGTTATGAAACCGAGGTGATGGTGATTACCGTAATTGCACTGGTTATTCTGGTGCAGGTAGTGCAGACGCTGGGTGATGGGTTATCGAAGCGTGCAGATAAACGCGAACGGCGCTAG